From the genome of Candidatus Electrothrix communis, one region includes:
- the pstB gene encoding phosphate ABC transporter ATP-binding protein PstB: MTCRDVNVWYGDKQAILDVNIDIGKNQVLAMIGPSGCGKSTFLRCLNRMNDTIPVCRVTGDIILDKLNIYDKNIDVVPLRAQVGMVFQKPNPFPKSIYDNIAYGPKIHGLVNNRTELDEVVEYSLTKAGLWDEVKDRLDQPGTGLSGGQQQRLCIARAIAVRPEIILMDEPCSALDPIATATVEDLIDELREQYTIVIVTHNMQQAARVSQRTAYFHLGKLIEVGITDQLFTNPKHQLTEDYITGRFG, translated from the coding sequence ATGACCTGTCGGGATGTCAATGTCTGGTACGGCGATAAGCAGGCGATTTTGGACGTGAATATTGACATCGGCAAGAATCAGGTTCTCGCCATGATCGGGCCGTCCGGCTGCGGAAAATCAACCTTTCTCCGCTGTTTAAACAGGATGAACGACACGATTCCTGTGTGTCGGGTTACCGGTGATATTATTCTGGACAAATTGAATATCTATGATAAAAATATTGATGTGGTGCCGCTTCGTGCCCAGGTGGGGATGGTGTTTCAGAAACCGAATCCTTTTCCCAAGTCGATTTACGATAATATTGCCTACGGCCCCAAGATTCATGGGCTGGTGAATAATCGGACGGAACTGGATGAGGTGGTGGAGTATTCTCTGACCAAGGCCGGGTTGTGGGATGAGGTCAAGGACAGGCTTGATCAGCCGGGAACCGGCCTCTCTGGAGGGCAGCAGCAGCGTCTCTGTATTGCCCGCGCCATTGCTGTCCGGCCTGAAATTATCCTGATGGATGAACCCTGTTCAGCCCTGGACCCTATCGCCACGGCAACTGTGGAAGATCTGATTGATGAGCTGCGGGAGCAGTATACGATTGTTATCGTCACCCATAATATGCAGCAGGCTGCGCGGGTTTCTCAGCGGACCGCTTACTTTCATCTTGGTAAGCTGATTGAAGTGGGCATTACGGATCAGCTCTTTACCAACCCTAAACATCAGCTGACCGAGGATTATATTACCGGTCGTTTTGGCTGA